The Verrucomicrobiia bacterium genomic interval ATTGATGAATGGGATGTGCGCTCCGAGCGTTGCACCCCCTGGGCCAGGGCCTCCCGTGTCAGCGGCGCCTCGGCCATCGTCGTGGACCCCAACGACAAACTCGGCCCCGCCGCCCGCACGGCCTCCGGCAACCTGGCCCCCAAACCCATGCTTTTCCACGCCGCCGAGCCGCTGGCCATCACCCTCTGGCGCTGGGCCGCGGCCTGGAACGCAGGCGACTTCGAGGCCCTGCTTGCCCTCTGCAACGATAAAACCACGCTCAAACTGCCCGATCAAGCCCTCCGCAAAGGCCTGGCCAACCTGCGGGACTTCTGGCAGCAGCACTACCAGGAAGCCCGCGGACTGGTCCGCGCAGAATTGGGTGATTTCCGCGGCGAACCCGTGGTCATCCTCTGGAAGTATGAAAAAGCCGGCGCCCGCGCCAGGGCCGCCATCCTGCGCGGTCGCGGCTTGAAGAACTGGGTGCTGACGCGCCTGGAGTGGGACGCCAACCCCAAACACCTGGCCAAAGTCACCGCCAGCGGCCTGATGCCCTACGATCCGGCCTTCCGTTTCAATCCCCAGGATTGCATCCGCAGCCGGGACACCGCCTATTCCCCGGATGGGGGGTTGGCCATTTTGTATGGACAACTCGCCCCCGAGGGCAGCGTGGTCAAGACCGCCGGCATCAGCGAGGGCTTCAAGGCCCAATGCGGGCCGGGCTTTGTATTCGAGGGGCCTTGCGTGATTTTCGAAAGCCAGGAGGAAGCCTGCGCCGGCATCCTCGGCGGCAAGGTCAAACCGGGCGATGTCGTGATCATCCGCAACGAGGGCCCGCGCGGCGGGCCGGGCATGCAGGAAATGCTCTCGCCCACCAGCTACATCGTGGGCATGGGACTGGGCGACAAGGTGGCGCTGATCACCGATGGCCGCTTCAGCGGCGGCACCGCCGGCGCCTGCATCGGGCATGTCTCCCCCGAAGCCGCCGAGGGCGGCCCCATTGGCCTGCTCAAGCCAGGCGACCGACTGCGCATTGATTTCCCCAACCGCCGCATTGACATCCTGGTGCCGGAGGCGGAGCTGGCCGAGCGCAAACGCCACTGGCAGCCCGTCCAACGCACCTTGAGCGGCTGGCTGGCGCGCTACCGCAAAATGGTGACCAACGCCAGCCAGGGCGGGATTCTCGCGTCCTGATTTCCCGGCGCACCCAGAATTTGAGATGCTTTTGGGAAAAACTCCGGGGCTCGAGCAGCCGGGCCTTCCGGGGAACGTGGAGTTTTGCCTGCAATAATGGCGCTTCAGCGTCTGACCCAACGGGCCGCCAGGCCAGGGGAATCTCAGCCGATTTCCATTTCCGGTGATACGTTGGGCGTGAGCACCCAGTCGAATTGCATGCGTTCAAAGCGCCGCCGGTACAGCAGGTAAAAGCCCCACGATGCCCCGTGCCCCAACAAAATCAACAATACCGCCAGCCACCACACCGGCACCAAAAACACCGCCACTGTCAAACCGGCCAGCACCATGAACCCCAGCGCGAAGCCCAGCTTGCTGAGGTTGGGAAAGCGCCGGTCATCACCGCAAACCGCAGCAAATCTGAATACGAAAACTGCAGGCTGTAGAGCCAGTCCCACCAGCACCACTTTCGCCGCCAACCACACCCCCACCTCTGCGGAATAATTGAACTGCCCGGCCATCACCCCGCCAAACACCAGCAAGATCGGGGCGGCGGCCAGCATCCGAATCCCGTTGCACGTGATCACCACCCGCCCAAGCTCGCGCAAACTGACCGGGTAAAAGGAAAGGAAGGAATATGCCGACCGAAAGTTGAACACCGGCCGCAAGGCAGGCCAGTGGCCGCCGAACACTGGCCAGGCCGTTGCGGCCATGCCCACGATGCCAATCACCACAGCCCAATCGCGCAAGGGAGGTCCAAATAGGGCCAAAACCCACGTCACCAGCACCACCAACCAGGCGTTGCGCCATGCGGCAGACCAGCGCGGCGGCCCCAGCAGCAGCATTTGCAGGATCAATTCCAGGCGCGGATTAAACCAGCGTATCACCCAACGCTCCAGCCAGCCCGCCAGACTCCAGGAAAAATGTTGCAGGAATTTTCGCTGCAACACGTAGCTGGTGAAGGCCGCCGGACCCTGATGCGGAGAGGGCAAGGAGTGCGGCAGCGGCAAGGCTTGCGTGTCAGCCGGCCGGGCGGCCGCGCCGGCTCCAGCCGCGTTCTCCTCCCCGTCAGCTTG includes:
- a CDS encoding dihydroxy-acid dehydratase, whose translation is MRSDIVKKGAERAPHRSLLRATGVIESEEDFNKPFIAIANSYTDCIPGHAHLNEVGLLLKRLVRAAGGVPFIFNTIGVDDGIAMGHSGMLYSLPSRELIADSVETMVKAHCFDGMICVPNCDKIVPGMLMGAMRVNIPTLFVSGGPMAAGIAEMAATHADVVAHLQPAAKKADLISVFKGVGELQAGKITEEQLKKLEQVACPTCGSCSGMFTANSMNCLCEALGMALPGNGTILAVSKEREALYERAARQILYLVEKDIKPRDIATLEAFDNALMLDVAMGGSTNTILHTLAIAREAGIPYDIKRIDDISRRIPCLCKVSPSSDYHIQDVQRAGGIHTILGELKRMGVLNLNCLTVTGKTIGQNIDEWDVRSERCTPWARASRVSGASAIVVDPNDKLGPAARTASGNLAPKPMLFHAAEPLAITLWRWAAAWNAGDFEALLALCNDKTTLKLPDQALRKGLANLRDFWQQHYQEARGLVRAELGDFRGEPVVILWKYEKAGARARAAILRGRGLKNWVLTRLEWDANPKHLAKVTASGLMPYDPAFRFNPQDCIRSRDTAYSPDGGLAILYGQLAPEGSVVKTAGISEGFKAQCGPGFVFEGPCVIFESQEEACAGILGGKVKPGDVVIIRNEGPRGGPGMQEMLSPTSYIVGMGLGDKVALITDGRFSGGTAGACIGHVSPEAAEGGPIGLLKPGDRLRIDFPNRRIDILVPEAELAERKRHWQPVQRTLSGWLARYRKMVTNASQGGILAS